CACATCAATTGATCTTGGATTTCTACATCGACTCTCAGTAGAACCTTCGACGAAGGATTCAGGGCAGAGAGTTGACCCCAACCCGTAACGGAGGCATTCGTTCCAGGCACTAATAGTTCGGTGGCCAATGGAATGGCCTGAATCCCTCCGTTTAGATTCAGCGGCGATCTCAGCTGGAGTATGGCCACATCATTGGGACGCAGACCAAGAACTTGCAGCCTCATCTTCTTGACCTTCAGCACAGTGCCCCCGGCGTTTTCCTGGGCAGATCCCACTCGCACCGAGATTAATTCCAATCTGGCCTTCCTCACACACTCGGCAATGGTCAGGATGATATCCTCGCTGTATATCACTCCTCCGCAGTGATGTTTGTCGTTTATTTGCACCGAAGCCTGCCAGGGAGCTTGTTCGATGCCAATGGATTTGAAATCTGCTGCTATTTGAGCAATGGAAAATAATAGAAGAAAGCCTTTGAGCAGCATTTTGAAGAAAAACTTTCTACAACCACCGCGTAGAGATGACAGACTACTATCAAAATCCATTTTAGACTATCTTATATAGAgtaattttgttatttttgtttagtCACGCGTTCGCTTTACATACGACTTTAGATTTGCTGATACAATTTTAGAGGCATATTAATTCGTAGTCAGGTTGGCATAGTAATTGGTTATATCatttaaatttacatattttttgctTAGGTGCTATAAATACTTTTTTGAGAGCAAATTGGGTGTCCAAATATAGCTGTGAGTTCCAGCCATTAATTTCCTTTTCTTTCGCCATTTCTTGGAAACCTCTTACAGTAATTACGATTATCAAGCATACGCAGTGGTGACCGGCGAAGATAAATTATTTACAAAAGTGGCAAGCAAAGTTTATCTTTCGGGCGACAGACAACAGTTGCCATTTGGCTGTTGATTTTTATGAAAGAATTATGGCCACGCCGTGGGGGTGAAAAGCCGAACTAAATGGCTTCCTGTGGCTGCAGTTTTTCCGCCTTCCGCTGCCCGCTTTTCATCGTTTCCCCCCCTCGTGGGAAACCTGCTGTGCAAGacgtataaatatatttcgcAAATTGTAATTTAAGGCCTTTTGGAGCGAAGCCAAGTAATAATTTGTGTTGCAATTGTGCATCTCTCGTCCTGGCAACGGATTCCGCATTTTGAATtgtgaaatggaaatggcggAATTGATGCGCTCCGCTGCACTGAGCCCGGGTCTTATCCTCAGCAGGAGCTCAGCTGGGAGGAGCTGGCATTGTTATCGCATCCCGAGTATATTTTCCGCGCTTTCCTCCATTTTCCCCAGTGGCGGCATATCAATGCGACTGCTTGAGAATAGCATTTTATTGCTTCAAACAACATGGAAAGTCAAGTGTTGCAGTCCCCTTATTTTTTGTGCTTTTCCGCATCCGCTCTGGGTATTTTTCTCGTTTGGCGCAATCGGTTCGGCGCAATAAATTctattaaaatgcaatttgaaGGCTCTGTG
This genomic stretch from Drosophila mauritiana strain mau12 chromosome 2L, ASM438214v1, whole genome shotgun sequence harbors:
- the LOC117151046 gene encoding trypsin alpha, encoding MLLKGFLLLFSIAQIAADFKSIGIEQAPWQASVQINDKHHCGGVIYSEDIILTIAECVRKARLELISVRVGSAQENAGGTVLKVKKMRLQVLGLRPNDVAILQLRSPLNLNGGIQAIPLATELLVPGTNASVTGWGQLSALNPSSKVLLRVDVEIQDQLMCATNNALKGRLISVGEICAAPAGEIPYACQGFVGGPLVADNRLYGMLSWQSACDVLNKSGAYANIAMLKGWIESTVKLINFLRIA